Below is a window of Phoenix dactylifera cultivar Barhee BC4 chromosome 7, palm_55x_up_171113_PBpolish2nd_filt_p, whole genome shotgun sequence DNA.
TGTGAATGAAAACTTAACTTGCTACCGCTCAACTGTACAAATATACGTActtttcatataattttttcaaCCATTTTTTAGTTAGGTTATTCAATTTTAATATCCATAATGCAATGTTTAATGACGTTTTCATGCAACCCAtaacaaattttgaatttataaaTGAAACTCCTTTAAAAGACTGAAATTTGACCAGAACCAATCAGTTCCGGCCAAAACCGCTGCAGCTGACTGAAACCTGAACCAAGGGTTTACCAGTTTAGTTTTGATTTGGTCAAGGCCGAAATTGATCCATTTTGGCCTACACTTAAAACTTCGAAGCACCGACAAAAATGGAAAACTGTCATAGAAACTTCAAGATCTGGTTGATGGTTGAGCATGATGACTTTAGTAACAAGTGATGGAATATCTCGACTTACTACATGTTACATGTGAAGTGAACACAgattgaaaagaaaaactcgAGCTCCATATGTGATTAAGAAGTATGTATGTGGAGTTTACAAACACAAGGACTCTTAGTTAATAATTATGTTCATTGAAAAGAATTGACCAAATCTTTGATGACGGACACTGcaggaaaagaggaggagaaagaagaaggaagggagaaggaagaagaggttatagagacgcaggaagaagagaagaggaggaggaagaagaagaagaggaggaagaaggctagagttttttcattcaatcatcaatccctcatacatgagaggggtggtctttatatagaccttacatattgacccaattacataaacccaattgactagtctaataacaaaacaactgaccaaattgacttgactaagacaaaagcaaataatgcaataaaagaaaatgattcaGACTCAAATAGACCCAATCCGGGTCTGACTCAACCcggaggctcaggatcatctaaatgaagggctctgatgtccccatcaatctTACATTTAATTCTATTAGAATATAGAACCAAGTAATCAATGGCaccttaaaaataaaatgagaaaactaaataagaaaaaaaaatagcaccCTTGGGGCTTGCTTTCAATCTTATGATATAGGGCCACTTAAAAAAGTTGTATGGCATTACCAATTTCACGCTTGCCATTCTCAGGGCTATCACTTCCATGAACAACATTCCTGCAAAAGATCACAGTAAAGCCCTCTTCTTGGCACACAAGATGACAAAAGAAATACTTTAGGTGCATTAGAGAATAATTTTAATGGAAAAAGGGTAAAGGAATGCAACCTTCCCATTTGAACTGACAGATCACCTCGTATGGTGCCCGGTTCAGCTTGAAGAGGATTTGTTGCTCCTATAAGCTTACGAGCAGATGCAACAACACCAACACCCTCCCAAGCCTTTCATGTAACCAAAGGAACATGAAAACAAATAGAGAAGaggaaatatattaatatgattTGTGTAATTCAAATGATGCACATTACCTTTATGAATTCTTATTTCTATGCAtcacagaaataaatatataagtacatataatatagtatatgtATACGCATCTAGAGGTAAATGCCAAGATATATACCATACAAACAACGGGGCCAGAAGTGATGTAGTCTATCAGCTTAGGAAAGAAAGTCTTGCCCTTGAGATCCTTGTAATGCTCCTGTCCATCAAACACACATCAGAAAATGACTATACAGTACTTACTACAATCCTTCAGTTCCTTTTCTTAGGTAACATACAAACAAGTGAAAACATGCATAAACATAACCAAGCATACAATATAGTGATAACCTCATTACAACACCTAAAACTTGCAAAGAAAGAATTATATACATCAAAAATCGAATCATAAAACCTCCAATCACTAAAACTATGGCCTTCCTTCACCATATTTGCacccttacctttgtccttcagCTTTCAAGATGAACCTTTCTTTTATCTTTAGGTCTTCAACATGAATATTTTTCTACTCATATCACTTATGTTAGTTATAGAGCTAGATTGATACAAAAACAACAGAATGGGAGGCACTACTCATCAGACTTAATCAATTCTTGATTATAACAAAACAACCATCCTAGTCTATCCCAAACTACTCTCATAAAAATCCACTTTGTGTTTACTTCCTGCTGGAAGtgaaatttatattttagaCTAAGAACTGTCAGACAAGCATCCAATCCTAGAAAAAAAGGATGTGCTTCTACAATTCTATTAATAACAATCCAACAAGGATAATCTCATTCTATCATAATGTATTCTTGCATCAAAACAAATACACAGACAAAAggtaaaaaaggaaaatattatGCTCCTAATTTCATTTTAACGAAACCTTTAAAAAGTGGTTTCTCAATATACAAATTCAgcttggcaaaaaaaaaaaaagacaaaatgaATACTTCTAACTGAAGAGAAATAGAACAGAAGGGACTCACATTACGGTAGGGGATCCGTGTTATCTATATTAGTGCACCTAACTTTAACGAATCATTCTGTCCATGCGAACACTTCTATCTTTAGTCAGGTCAGCAGAATCCAGAATTTGGACTCTGGACTATCCTCTTTTCTAATAAATTAACTTCTTGAACGTGAAATTGCTTCCAGCAACAATTGTTTCATTCAAATGAATAAGAAAAAGTGGCAATACTATCTCTCTCTTCTTATTTCTTATATAAATGTTATTTTCCATTCAAGCACATAATAATACTTTTATTTCATATGCGAGGGAAAAAAACAGAAATGTTTCATTATACATTAGTGAAGCTAGCAGCAGTTTGGGAAGCAAACCTCAGCTAACTCCTTGGAGCATTGGAAAAGCTTCAAGCCTTTCAGCAAAAATCCCTTCTTCTCAAACCGAGAAATAATTTCTCCGACCTATATCCATCAAACCGAATATTTACATAAAACCAGAGATCAACTAATAACAAATAAAATagaaacaagaaaacaaaatctCCATAAAAAATACAAGAATAAGACTCATACCAGTCCACGTTGAACGCCGTCGGGTTTTACCATGACATAAGTCTCCTCAACCTCTTCCTGCACAAAAACAAATTCGAAGAAAGCATCAGAACAGGGATAAAAAACAAAACTTGTGCTTATCCCCGAgtggaatttcagaatttgagataaaaaacaacaaaaagatAAGATCTTGCTCCTTCTTTCAGGCggttcattttatttttcattgaaTCCAAGGCGTACAAAGGAGAGGAAGAACATACCATGGCGGCCACGAGGTGGGGAAGAAAAATACGGGTTCTGGTCCTCCGGGCGCGCGATTTGGCACGGGCAGGGgcagaagagagggagaggaacggCGACGGCGGGAGCGCGGCGAGGTGGCGGTGAGAGGGGAGGGCGAGGCTTCGTGTCCCGCCGGTGAAGGAGGTGGCGGCGCCATGGGTCGGAGAAAGAGGGGCTTTGGGCAGAGCGCAGGGGCTTCTCCCGAGCGCGGCTAGAGCGTCCATTCTCCTTGTTCTCCCTCGCTCGCTCGGCGTTTTGGACACTGTGACCATTAAGATTGACTCGGTGAAGGAAATCATGTTGGCCTTTTTCTTATTTGTCAATTGTACAGCATGAGCTTCATCATGAATTCAAGCCTTGTTGAGTTTTTGaaatcaaattaaaaattttcaattatGATAGGGAGGTTGATGGTGACAATGATGATGGGGAGGGAGAGAGTTATAGTTGAGATAAACACAATTGAACATGGTGGCACTTGAGATGTGCAGTGCATAAGTTAATCAGATTGGATTTTCTAGCTGTCCACCATGATTTCTATAGGTGatcaaaaggtattatttgatgGATTATATGATCTTATTAGCTTAACATGACACATGGATATACTAAATTAATCAAGATAGGATCACCATAATATTATGAGGCCGATCAACCTGATCCGTGTTCGATCTGCAATAAGCAGATTTCAATATGGGCTAAATAGATTCGGATCATAAACAGATTGACCCATCTAAAGTGTTTAAAAATTGGGTCGGATTCAGGTTCTAGCCTCTTGACCCGTTCAACCCGTTAGAGCCATTTAATAATCTGATTGGGTTGGGTTAAGTAGGTCATCTGCTTAGTAAATAGGTTAACATGCTATATAGGTTATACAGGTTAATAAGTTATACAAGTTAATAGGTCAAACAGattacctatttattaaacaaattCAATGAGTTGAGTCAGGttacttgtttattaaatatgGCAGATtcagatttcaaattttgacctatttaataaacaaatcAGGTTCTGGTTTGGAATTTTCTTATCCGACCTGCAGATCCAACCCAACCTGCTTGCCACCACTAATTCTAAGGGAGGGAGAATTTGGTGGATGTTTATAATTCTATTGAAAAATGAAATGTTGTGATCCATCAATACTTGTGAAGCATGTGACTATCAATACTTTTAAGATCTAAGAACCAGAGATTTTATCACCATTGCTTAAATGCCATATGGCCAACATTTACAAAGTATGTTAAAATTTTGAACAAAATTTTCTAGAAGATCGATAATTGCCACAAATAGGGTATTCAAAAGTAATTCAAGTTATGGGCATAAAATTTTTTGCATGCATCCGGTGTGAACGGTATGAATATGGTTTAGATACATGTCATgcatgtttatgaaatttttgcatatatgcCTTTCAAAAGTTCACTTATCCTTCCAAAACTCTAAAATTTGCATATATGCTCTTCATGTCATGTAGGTACAAGCTTTAGTTATTCTAAGTATAATTCGTTTAAGTTAACCTACCTGTTAACTGttcttatatataattttaataaattttgcTGGATATGCATGCTCTCTTCTCCTCGTTTTTTTCCCCCTCCCCCCTTAAGGAATAAATTAGCAACCAGATACCTTTGATAAAGTTAacatgaaaattttttgaacaaAAACATAAAATGATAAATTATTCTAACTATAAGTGCCTATATGTcaattttagaatttaagcCATGCAGATTTAATTGGACTATACATGAAAGCTTCAAGCCTTTAAAGAGGCATAGAAGCACATTCAATCAAGAAGGGCAGGAGTGGTGCTAACCAGCTGAGTAACGGGCTACTGAAGGAAAACTCTCTATATTCTTTATAtccacttgttttgaaaaccatTTAACAAACACACTTTACCTGATTCTACTTTAACCCTGTGTAAATTTTATCCACACTTGTAGTTTGTTTTAAACATGGTAATGCCTATTCCCTATCGGATTCGAGGAATGAAtcgaaaatatttttggttacAAGTCATGATCTTTAAATTGTAAGCGACATtaagcaataataataataataataataataataataataataacttttCATGGTTTTATGGCATTTATTTCACAAAATCTAGAAAACATATTATatgattattttattctttctaTGAACCTTCCATAATATATGATGTGTAGATGCACCTCACCTTCACCAATTGGAAGGAAACTATTTCACTAAATTTGTGAGAATCCTCCTTCATAATTATTTGCCTTTCATAGATCACCTAGAAGAGTTATACACGTGTGCACCTTCATCCATCTTCCGGGTGATCCTTTTGCCTATAAAATCACTTTCCCAGTCTCCTTCCCTATAAAAAAAGGCTCAAGGCTCTGATCCAATCCCAAGCTACCCCCTCAAAGAGTGAACAACAAGATGGCAACCAATGCCATCCAGGGCTGAAAATGGGCCAAGCTGGGCCGGGCCATGGCCCTATCGAAGTTTggtccaaattttttttcagGCTTTGGGCCTGGTTTAGGTCcgaaaatttttgaataatctAGACCCGAACCCAACCCAAGTCTAGGCCCGAGCCCGGCCTGAATTACTCATTTG
It encodes the following:
- the LOC103712527 gene encoding nucleoside diphosphate kinase 2, chloroplastic-like; its protein translation is MISFTESILMVTVSKTPSERGRTRRMDALAALGRSPCALPKAPLSPTHGAATSFTGGTRSLALPSHRHLAALPPSPFLSLSSAPARAKSRARRTRTRIFLPHLVAAMEEVEETYVMVKPDGVQRGLVGEIISRFEKKGFLLKGLKLFQCSKELAEEHYKDLKGKTFFPKLIDYITSGPVVCMAWEGVGVVASARKLIGATNPLQAEPGTIRGDLSVQMGRNVVHGSDSPENGKREIALWFKEGEICSWVPVQAPWLRE